One genomic region from Thermodesulfobacteriota bacterium encodes:
- the priA gene encoding primosomal protein N', translating to MALIIEAAPTLPVFKTFHYLVPAELEKRIQPGLRVLIPVGLRAVTGYVLGTVASSDRPELKEILDILDERPLFPPGLLRLFEWMARYYHYPLGKVIELALPAGLNVSSRRLLILTGTGRRALAADTPGCNEEDASPEILSVLSLFRGEKPVSLPDIEKISPGAGRHLIPGLVDKGLLAWKEVVERPRTRLKEERMVRLTGKASEKPLSGDEEAILTYLREQGEVPVKRLGASMPHLTKRLKKLEKSGLISFSRAIIYRDPFSAEGFWYRRPTALTAEQKQAVEDITRALSSHEFSAHILHGVTASGKTEVYLRAAEAALAQGKDCIVLVPEIALTAYLEAAFISCFGDKVAVLHSGLSPGEKLDQWMHILGGTARIVIGARSAVFAPLSSLGLIVVDEEHDSSYKQEDKLRYHGRDVAVMRGRLEKAVVILGSATPSIQSIFNVKSGRYGYLALTKRVEERALPEMSVIDMRNPGSQTGAGREIFFPELLDAIEDNLQKREQTLIFLNRRGYSPSMQCNSCGQVLICPNCSVSLTHHLSEQTLLCHYCGYSVPALPACPACGGINVRSIGWGTERIEAELKTLFPEARIARLDRDTTTRKRAHHAILRAVQKREIDILVGTQMVTKGHDFPYITLVGVVSADLSLNLPDFRAAEKTFQLLAQVAGRAGRGERPGKVIIQTYNPDHYSIVKAKGHDFPGYYEEEIALRQALRYPPFVRLINLLLESNGQIKVKDYAREMSLRAHALLQKNRDWLDTVEILGPAPAPLFKIRGKFRYQMFLKGLRVGPLHAYTNGLLEYLKAKPPVSGVKLIIDVDPESML from the coding sequence ATGGCCCTGATCATTGAAGCAGCCCCAACCTTGCCTGTCTTCAAGACCTTCCACTATCTTGTCCCGGCTGAATTGGAGAAGCGCATACAACCTGGCCTGCGTGTACTTATCCCCGTAGGGTTACGTGCTGTCACCGGTTATGTACTGGGTACGGTCGCCTCTTCAGACCGGCCGGAACTGAAAGAGATCCTGGACATACTGGATGAGCGCCCCCTCTTTCCTCCCGGCCTCCTTCGCCTTTTTGAGTGGATGGCGCGCTATTATCATTATCCCCTGGGTAAGGTGATAGAGTTGGCCCTGCCGGCCGGCCTGAATGTCTCCAGCCGGCGATTGCTGATTCTTACCGGGACCGGTCGCCGCGCCCTGGCCGCAGATACGCCGGGGTGTAACGAAGAGGATGCCTCTCCGGAGATCCTCTCCGTCTTGAGTCTTTTTCGTGGAGAAAAACCGGTCTCGCTCCCGGATATTGAAAAAATTTCCCCCGGCGCTGGCCGCCATTTAATACCCGGCCTGGTTGATAAAGGCCTCCTCGCCTGGAAAGAGGTCGTGGAACGACCGCGCACCAGACTTAAAGAGGAGCGCATGGTAAGGCTCACCGGAAAAGCTTCGGAAAAGCCCTTATCCGGCGATGAAGAGGCTATCCTTACCTATCTGCGGGAGCAAGGAGAGGTTCCTGTAAAGAGACTGGGGGCCTCCATGCCCCACCTGACAAAGAGATTGAAAAAACTGGAGAAGTCCGGCCTTATCTCCTTCTCCAGGGCTATTATTTACAGAGATCCATTTAGCGCCGAGGGCTTCTGGTATAGACGTCCTACCGCCCTGACGGCCGAACAGAAACAGGCCGTTGAAGATATCACCAGGGCCCTCTCCAGCCATGAATTTTCTGCCCATATCCTCCACGGGGTCACGGCAAGCGGAAAGACAGAGGTGTACCTGCGGGCCGCCGAAGCTGCCCTGGCTCAAGGAAAGGACTGCATAGTTCTTGTCCCTGAGATCGCTTTGACTGCCTATCTGGAGGCGGCCTTCATCTCATGTTTCGGGGATAAGGTCGCCGTCCTGCACAGCGGCCTATCCCCCGGCGAAAAACTTGATCAATGGATGCACATACTGGGAGGAACGGCCCGAATAGTCATCGGCGCCCGTTCGGCTGTGTTTGCGCCTCTTTCCTCCCTGGGCCTGATCGTGGTGGATGAGGAACACGACAGCTCCTATAAGCAGGAAGACAAGCTCCGTTATCATGGCCGGGATGTGGCCGTAATGCGTGGCCGTCTGGAGAAGGCGGTAGTTATTTTGGGTTCGGCCACTCCCTCCATACAAAGCATATTTAATGTAAAATCAGGACGTTATGGATACCTGGCGCTGACCAAGCGGGTTGAGGAGAGGGCGTTGCCGGAGATGTCTGTTATCGATATGCGCAACCCCGGGTCACAGACCGGGGCCGGCAGGGAGATCTTTTTCCCGGAACTCCTTGATGCCATAGAAGATAACCTGCAAAAGAGGGAGCAAACCCTTATCTTTCTTAACCGTCGGGGCTACTCGCCTTCTATGCAATGCAACTCCTGTGGTCAGGTCTTGATTTGCCCTAATTGTAGTGTTTCTCTGACCCATCATCTCTCTGAACAGACCCTCCTTTGCCATTATTGTGGCTATTCAGTCCCGGCGCTTCCGGCCTGTCCGGCCTGTGGTGGTATTAATGTCAGATCGATTGGCTGGGGGACGGAACGTATTGAAGCGGAACTAAAAACGCTTTTCCCGGAGGCGCGTATAGCCCGTCTGGATCGGGATACAACCACCCGGAAAAGGGCGCACCATGCTATTTTGCGAGCTGTTCAAAAGAGGGAGATAGATATCCTGGTAGGCACACAGATGGTGACCAAGGGGCATGATTTCCCTTATATCACCCTGGTTGGCGTGGTTTCCGCCGACCTGTCTCTGAACCTGCCGGACTTTCGGGCGGCGGAAAAGACCTTCCAACTTTTAGCTCAGGTGGCAGGCCGGGCCGGTCGAGGGGAAAGGCCGGGAAAGGTTATAATACAGACCTATAATCCGGATCACTACAGTATTGTTAAGGCCAAAGGGCACGATTTTCCGGGATACTATGAGGAGGAGATTGCCCTTCGCCAGGCACTCAGGTATCCACCTTTTGTACGCCTGATTAACCTCTTGCTGGAAAGCAACGGCCAAATCAAGGTCAAGGATTATGCCCGGGAGATGAGCCTACGGGCGCATGCACTTTTGCAAAAAAACAGGGATTGGCTGGATACCGTGGAAATCCTTGGGCCGGCCCCGGCGCCGCTCTTCAAAATAAGGGGGAAGTTCCGGTATCAGATGTTTTTGAAGGGTCTCCGGGTCGGGCCGCTACATGCCTACACTAATGGTCTTCTCGAATATCTTAAGGCAAAACCTCCCGTCTCAGGGGTCAAATTGATTATAGACGTTGACCCCGAAAGCATGTTATAA
- the galU gene encoding UTP--glucose-1-phosphate uridylyltransferase GalU — MRIRKAVIPVAGLGTRFLPATKAIPKEMLTIVDRPTIQYIVEEVVASGIEQVIMVTGSGKSAIEDHFDYSYELETILEQRKKWTLLEEVKKISNLIEITSVRQKRPLGLGHAILCTKDLVGNEPFVVVLGDDLVDASIPCTQQLLNVFNEFHKPIVAVYPVPKEEVHSYGIVEGTEIKEQTYRVTKMMEKPAPGTTDSNLAIIGRYILTPDIFTILENTPTGHGGEIQLTDALMELARQNQIYAYRFAGRRYDAGDKFGYIQATLAYALKHPEIGPRVREYLQKELCRG, encoded by the coding sequence ATGAGGATAAGAAAGGCCGTTATTCCGGTAGCCGGACTGGGTACCCGTTTCCTGCCGGCTACAAAGGCGATCCCCAAGGAGATGCTGACCATCGTTGACCGGCCTACCATCCAGTACATTGTGGAAGAGGTGGTGGCCTCCGGTATAGAACAGGTCATTATGGTCACCGGCAGTGGCAAGTCTGCGATCGAAGACCACTTTGATTATTCCTATGAACTGGAGACGATCCTGGAACAGAGAAAAAAGTGGACGCTTCTGGAAGAAGTCAAAAAAATATCTAATTTGATCGAGATTACCTCTGTCAGGCAAAAGCGGCCATTGGGTCTGGGTCATGCGATACTATGCACAAAAGACCTGGTGGGCAATGAACCGTTTGTTGTAGTCCTGGGTGACGACCTGGTGGATGCCTCCATTCCCTGTACCCAGCAATTATTGAATGTCTTTAATGAATTTCATAAGCCGATAGTAGCTGTCTATCCCGTGCCGAAAGAAGAGGTTCATAGCTATGGTATAGTCGAAGGGACGGAGATCAAAGAACAGACCTATAGGGTGACAAAGATGATGGAAAAACCGGCCCCGGGAACAACAGATTCAAATCTGGCTATTATCGGACGGTATATCCTGACGCCTGATATATTTACCATCCTGGAAAACACGCCAACAGGACATGGCGGAGAGATCCAACTTACTGATGCCCTTATGGAGCTGGCGCGCCAAAATCAGATATACGCCTACCGTTTTGCCGGCCGGCGCTATGATGCCGGGGACAAATTTGGCTATATTCAGGCTACGCTGGCCTATGCCCTGAAACACCCGGAGATTGGCCCAAGGGTCAGAGAATACCTGCAAAAGGAACTATGCCGCGGCTAA
- a CDS encoding AAA family ATPase — protein sequence MSRDSVKLYYALSVLFPKEQLESPAFLTSLDTETLKKAFRTKVMQCHPDLIHNLPESFRRNRHERFIRIQQAHEFLNGYLETARERGEDIPWPQFKRKVTPDVAEQSAAPQRKLIFAVGGAKGGIGKTIVSANLSAGLASLGKRVIAVDLDLGGANLHLHLGVKFPPLTLQHYFKDGKPLNELCLDTAVKNLKIIAGDSSNLGMANILTAQKKKLIKDLQGLPADYVVIDLGGDTSYNMVDFFLAADERIAVTSPEPSSVLDVYNFIKVSLLRYLNKNIFDILRPEEARKLPGRINEFKGLIFEATASSDHRRIKRIDELLALVRERDTDWGLFLQEKMDKFCPYLVVNMIEAGADGNISTRIAEIARQNLSINILPLPGISFDREVKNVVHYLVPVLLERPKSQASRCVFNILRTILQRHIGDRGLCQLLENATDEKIAPAFFQFIKGETGATFGSKQKKVDHVYAGWR from the coding sequence ATGTCCAGAGATAGTGTAAAACTCTATTATGCGCTATCTGTGCTTTTTCCAAAAGAGCAATTGGAATCGCCGGCCTTTCTGACATCGCTTGATACCGAAACCCTCAAAAAGGCCTTTCGCACAAAGGTCATGCAATGCCATCCCGACCTCATCCATAACTTGCCCGAGAGCTTTCGCCGCAACAGGCATGAGCGTTTTATACGCATCCAGCAGGCCCATGAGTTTTTAAACGGCTACTTGGAAACGGCACGCGAAAGGGGAGAAGATATCCCGTGGCCCCAATTTAAAAGGAAGGTTACGCCTGATGTCGCAGAGCAAAGCGCCGCCCCCCAACGCAAGCTGATATTTGCCGTGGGCGGCGCCAAGGGAGGCATAGGGAAGACCATTGTTTCCGCAAATCTGAGCGCCGGCCTGGCATCGCTGGGTAAAAGGGTCATTGCCGTGGATCTGGACCTGGGCGGGGCCAACTTACATCTCCACCTGGGGGTAAAGTTCCCGCCGCTCACCCTGCAGCACTATTTTAAAGACGGGAAGCCATTAAACGAACTCTGCCTGGATACGGCGGTTAAGAATCTGAAAATCATAGCCGGGGATAGTTCCAACCTGGGCATGGCCAACATCCTAACGGCGCAAAAGAAAAAGCTCATTAAGGACTTGCAAGGTCTGCCGGCTGATTATGTGGTCATCGATTTGGGCGGAGATACCTCCTATAACATGGTGGACTTCTTTTTGGCCGCAGATGAGCGGATAGCCGTGACCTCACCGGAACCGAGCTCTGTCCTGGATGTCTATAATTTTATAAAGGTCAGTCTGCTCCGCTACCTCAACAAGAATATTTTTGATATCCTGAGACCAGAAGAAGCAAGGAAGCTGCCGGGGCGCATTAACGAGTTTAAGGGGTTGATCTTTGAAGCCACCGCCTCTTCCGACCACCGCCGCATAAAACGCATCGATGAGCTATTGGCTCTTGTCCGGGAAAGAGATACGGATTGGGGGCTTTTCCTGCAGGAGAAAATGGATAAGTTTTGCCCCTACCTGGTTGTCAATATGATAGAGGCAGGCGCTGATGGCAATATTTCAACCCGCATTGCCGAAATTGCCAGACAAAATCTCTCTATAAATATTTTGCCCTTACCCGGCATCTCCTTTGACCGGGAAGTTAAAAACGTGGTGCATTATCTTGTGCCCGTACTGCTGGAAAGGCCAAAAAGTCAGGCCTCCCGGTGTGTTTTCAACATATTGCGTACTATACTGCAAAGGCACATTGGAGATAGGGGTCTATGTCAACTCCTGGAAAATGCGACCGACGAAAAAATTGCCCCGGCGTTTTTTCAGTTTATCAAAGGAGAGACGGGCGCCACGTTTGGCAGCAAACAAAAAAAGGTTGACCATGTTTATGCCGGTTGGCGTTAA
- a CDS encoding HDOD domain-containing protein has translation MAIEWDEEKIAGFREKLRQTKALPTLPGIVSKLTQMVEDPSVSADRIGRVIAKDQILAAKLLKLVNSAFYGFPGRISTVSSAVILLGFNVVRSLVLSASIFEAMEKTVVGLWEHSLGCAAIANVIARRLSINDPEEISTAALLHDIGKVVIRENLAEEAAVLDEAILGENISLYEAEQRILKINHTQVGQRLCRHWNLPDRLAEPIAYHHEPKKSANHYVSTAIVHVADVLVRARGFGFGGDKWVPALDHNAWAALTLREDDLPGLIAEAEEVLVELRGFSFEIQNLGEKCPPAIES, from the coding sequence ATGGCAATAGAGTGGGACGAGGAAAAAATTGCCGGGTTCAGGGAAAAACTCAGGCAGACAAAGGCCCTGCCAACCCTGCCGGGCATTGTCTCTAAGTTAACCCAGATGGTCGAAGACCCCTCGGTCTCTGCCGACCGGATCGGACGCGTTATCGCCAAGGATCAGATCCTGGCGGCAAAACTCCTTAAACTGGTCAATTCAGCATTCTACGGGTTTCCCGGGCGCATCTCTACGGTAAGCAGCGCCGTCATCCTTTTAGGATTTAATGTGGTGCGGAGCCTGGTGTTGAGCGCCTCTATTTTCGAGGCCATGGAAAAGACGGTGGTTGGTCTCTGGGAACATTCCCTGGGATGTGCGGCCATCGCTAATGTAATCGCCCGGCGGCTGAGTATTAACGATCCCGAGGAAATATCCACGGCAGCGCTTCTGCATGATATCGGCAAGGTGGTGATCAGGGAAAACCTGGCCGAAGAGGCCGCCGTCCTGGACGAGGCCATACTGGGCGAAAACATCTCTCTTTATGAGGCAGAGCAGCGAATACTTAAGATTAACCATACCCAGGTGGGACAAAGGCTCTGCCGGCATTGGAACCTTCCGGACAGGCTGGCCGAACCCATCGCTTACCACCACGAACCCAAAAAAAGCGCCAATCATTATGTGAGCACGGCTATCGTCCATGTAGCCGATGTCCTGGTCCGGGCCAGGGGTTTTGGTTTTGGCGGCGACAAATGGGTCCCGGCCCTGGATCATAATGCCTGGGCGGCCTTGACCCTCCGGGAAGATGATCTGCCCGGCCTCATAGCCGAGGCCGAGGAGGTTCTTGTGGAGCTAAGGGGGTTTAGCTTTGAGATTCAGAACTTAGGTGAAAAATGCCCGCCCGCCATCGAGTCCTAA
- a CDS encoding diguanylate cyclase gives MPARHRVLIIGKGDKPGKEQEYLFDAKGYQIISSPTFKKAMDTIFNDPPDLILVMADMQDKVELEMLQAVKGGIYCAHIPFIIALSREAISTGIEWEQYPVDDFISKPIDYTELFARMSLCFERMQRVFDNNPLTRLPGNTSILKTIQAALDAGEEVAIGYVDIDNFKPYNDRYGFSRGDEVIRMVAMLLTNILRETDTRKVFAGHVGGDDFSFMVPSDRATQVCEKIISSFDALVKNLVDKDDLKRNCFVARDRQGNEQHFPLPSLSIAVVSNHNNRFRHYGEVAEAATQIKKHLKSMEGSNYLIDRRKPPE, from the coding sequence ATGCCCGCCCGCCATCGAGTCCTAATAATAGGCAAGGGTGATAAACCCGGTAAAGAACAAGAATACCTTTTTGATGCCAAAGGGTATCAAATAATTTCCAGCCCCACCTTCAAGAAGGCCATGGATACCATCTTCAATGATCCTCCGGACCTAATCCTCGTCATGGCTGATATGCAGGATAAGGTGGAATTAGAGATGCTTCAGGCTGTAAAAGGGGGCATATACTGTGCCCATATACCATTTATTATCGCCCTTTCCAGAGAAGCTATATCCACAGGCATCGAATGGGAACAATATCCGGTCGATGATTTTATCAGCAAGCCTATTGATTATACAGAACTTTTTGCCAGGATGTCGCTGTGTTTCGAAAGGATGCAACGGGTCTTTGACAATAACCCTCTGACCAGATTGCCTGGCAATACCTCCATCTTAAAGACCATCCAGGCCGCCCTGGATGCGGGCGAAGAAGTGGCCATAGGCTATGTGGATATTGACAATTTCAAGCCGTATAATGACCGGTACGGCTTTTCGCGCGGGGATGAAGTAATACGTATGGTAGCCATGCTGCTTACCAACATCCTGCGCGAGACAGATACCCGCAAGGTCTTTGCGGGCCATGTGGGCGGAGATGATTTTAGCTTCATGGTGCCTTCAGACCGGGCAACACAGGTCTGTGAAAAGATTATATCCAGCTTTGATGCCCTGGTGAAAAATTTAGTGGACAAAGACGATCTCAAGAGGAATTGTTTTGTGGCCAGGGACAGGCAGGGGAACGAACAGCATTTCCCGCTGCCCAGCCTTTCTATAGCCGTTGTTTCCAATCATAATAACCGCTTTCGCCATTATGGTGAGGTGGCCGAGGCCGCCACACAGATTAAAAAGCACCTCAAATCCATGGAAGGCAGCAACTACCTTATCGACCGCCGTAAGCCGCCCGAATAG
- a CDS encoding DUF86 domain-containing protein, with protein sequence MSKGREISDYLDDIVTAIADAGEFTHGMSYEMFAADKKTVNAVIRCLEVLGEAAKHIPTSFRKKHPDIPWSKMAGMRDVLIHDYMGVDLKTIWKVAQERLPELKPMLEGLKPAKND encoded by the coding sequence ATGTCTAAAGGGCGGGAGATATCCGATTACCTCGATGATATTGTAACTGCTATTGCCGACGCCGGGGAGTTCACCCACGGAATGTCTTACGAGATGTTTGCAGCGGACAAGAAGACGGTCAACGCCGTGATCAGGTGTCTCGAAGTCCTCGGCGAAGCAGCCAAACACATTCCGACATCATTTAGAAAAAAACATCCCGATATTCCCTGGAGTAAAATGGCTGGCATGCGGGACGTTCTCATCCACGACTACATGGGGGTTGACCTGAAGACCATCTGGAAGGTTGCCCAAGAGCGTTTGCCGGAATTGAAGCCCATGCTCGAAGGATTAAAACCTGCAAAGAACGATTAA
- a CDS encoding nucleotidyltransferase family protein, whose protein sequence is MGKKEIIRIIRNRKPELESHYGVQRLGLFGSYVREKQSKRSDIDILVTFNRDIDLFDFLDLREYLESQLNIKVDLVMESALKPAIGKRILSEVEYV, encoded by the coding sequence ATGGGAAAGAAAGAAATAATAAGAATCATCAGAAACCGCAAGCCTGAGCTGGAATCCCATTACGGAGTTCAGCGGCTCGGCTTGTTTGGCTCCTATGTTAGGGAGAAGCAGAGCAAGAGGAGTGATATCGATATACTCGTCACATTCAACCGTGATATCGACCTCTTCGACTTTTTGGACCTACGTGAATATCTCGAAAGCCAGCTCAATATCAAAGTTGATCTGGTCATGGAGTCCGCTCTCAAGCCGGCCATTGGTAAACGTATCCTGTCCGAGGTCGAATATGTCTAA
- a CDS encoding type II toxin-antitoxin system RelE/ParE family toxin, translated as MKVYQSRSFEKRVKLFSEIEKSILDQEIEKIMQNPSVGEEKTGDLRGVYVHKFRIKTIQYLLSYRMIGNDLELIMIGPHENYYRELKNYLRRR; from the coding sequence ATGAAAGTTTACCAGTCAAGGTCCTTCGAAAAAAGAGTCAAGCTATTTTCTGAAATCGAAAAGAGCATATTAGATCAGGAAATCGAAAAGATAATGCAAAATCCGTCTGTTGGAGAAGAAAAGACGGGCGATCTCCGTGGTGTTTATGTCCATAAATTCAGAATCAAGACGATTCAGTATCTGCTCTCGTACAGAATGATTGGTAATGATCTGGAATTGATTATGATTGGTCCTCACGAAAACTATTATCGAGAATTGAAAAACTATTTGAGAAGAAGATAA
- a CDS encoding DMT family protein, protein MNNYTTTLILLCFSNVFMTLAWYGHLKSLNQRSWLIAVVVSWGIAFFEYLLQVPANRIGHQVMTVGQLKIMQEVVTLTVFAPFSVLYMREKLSMDYFWAGLCLLGAVFFIFRSKIMGA, encoded by the coding sequence ATGAACAACTATACTACGACACTGATCTTGCTCTGTTTCAGTAATGTCTTTATGACCCTTGCCTGGTATGGCCACCTCAAAAGCCTGAACCAAAGATCATGGCTTATTGCCGTAGTTGTAAGTTGGGGGATCGCTTTTTTCGAATATCTCCTTCAGGTTCCCGCAAACCGAATTGGGCACCAAGTCATGACGGTCGGGCAGCTCAAGATTATGCAGGAGGTGGTTACGCTGACGGTTTTCGCGCCATTTTCTGTTCTTTATATGAGAGAGAAGCTATCCATGGACTACTTCTGGGCGGGTCTCTGTCTATTGGGAGCCGTATTCTTTATTTTTCGAAGCAAGATCATGGGCGCATAA
- a CDS encoding radical SAM protein: MAFLFGPVSSRRLGLSLGIDLLPPKICTFDCIYCEIGRTTLRTAKRKEYVSTSEVLKEAENYLQSEAAKIDYVTVTASGEPTLHSKIGDIVSRLKDVSPKPVAVITNSSLLHLPEVRQALLKADVVLPSLDAVRPETFRRINRPVRSIRIEQIISGLKDLRQEYTGQIWLEILFVQGINDRPEEVEELRKALQAIQPDRIQLNTVDRPPAENYAAPLSSARLETIREVLGERAEVIVDFKRRIQQGFRPLVESEILAMLARRPCTEEDICGLLNVSPDDISAVMESLIKKHRAQCKTYDRRVFYIIPELNLDLGRKRL; this comes from the coding sequence ATGGCCTTTCTGTTCGGCCCGGTTTCTTCCCGGCGACTTGGTCTTTCCCTGGGTATTGATTTACTTCCGCCCAAGATATGCACATTTGATTGCATCTATTGCGAGATTGGCCGGACTACGCTCCGTACCGCCAAGCGGAAGGAGTATGTCTCAACTTCCGAGGTGTTAAAAGAGGCTGAAAACTACTTACAGTCCGAAGCAGCAAAAATAGACTACGTGACGGTTACGGCCTCAGGGGAGCCGACCCTCCATAGTAAGATAGGAGACATAGTCTCCAGGCTGAAAGATGTATCACCTAAACCGGTGGCGGTAATAACCAACAGCTCTCTTCTCCATCTCCCGGAGGTAAGACAGGCGCTGCTTAAAGCGGATGTTGTCCTGCCTTCGCTGGATGCGGTAAGACCGGAGACCTTTCGGCGTATCAACCGGCCTGTCCGCTCCATCCGCATAGAACAGATTATCAGCGGACTTAAAGACCTCCGCCAGGAATATACGGGGCAGATCTGGCTGGAAATACTCTTTGTGCAGGGCATCAATGACCGCCCGGAAGAGGTAGAGGAACTGCGGAAGGCTCTCCAGGCCATTCAGCCGGACCGCATCCAATTGAACACCGTGGATAGACCGCCGGCTGAAAACTATGCCGCACCCTTAAGCAGCGCCCGGCTGGAGACCATCAGGGAAGTCTTGGGAGAAAGAGCGGAGGTTATTGTTGACTTTAAGCGCCGTATTCAACAGGGATTCCGCCCTCTTGTGGAAAGCGAAATACTGGCCATGCTGGCCAGAAGGCCCTGCACGGAAGAGGATATTTGCGGTTTGTTGAATGTCTCACCGGATGATATCTCAGCCGTTATGGAGTCTTTAATCAAGAAGCATCGGGCACAATGTAAGACATATGACCGGCGCGTCTTTTATATCATCCCTGAGCTTAACCTCGATTTAGGGAGGAAGCGCTTATGA